A window from Seriola aureovittata isolate HTS-2021-v1 ecotype China chromosome 14, ASM2101889v1, whole genome shotgun sequence encodes these proteins:
- the LOC130181783 gene encoding exportin-5: MADQVAAMCDQLIKAVNVMMDAETSQIYRLEALKFCEEFKETNSFCVPCGLQLADKAQPAVVRHFGLQILEHVIKFRWNNMQQQEKVQLKECAMQLLSNGTHSILEEESHIKDALSRITVEMIKREWPQHWPDMLKEMEALTSQGEAQTEVVMLILLRLAEDVITFQTLPTQRRRDIQQTLTQNMESIFSFMMAILQLNVEDYRKLKGMPGHELQARAHCRVAVATLNTLAGYIDWVSLVHITSGNCHLLEILCLLLSEPELQLEAAECLLIAISRKGKLEDRKPFMLLFDDVAIHYILSAAQSADGLAISKKSSESQAVEVVERRYIFLKRLCQVLCALGGQLCSLVGSEVEVEVPANLSKYTEALLAFTTHSSQFLKSSTLATWGALFRHETLSKDAVVVEMAVKYLRASMTNLVKTGFPSRDDNPSCEYSRVDFDSDEDFNSFFNSFRAQQGEVLRSACRIVPLEAFQIAAEWLQYQIASPIDMGDTTSKTAEGLCSLLSPSVVQWDAMTIFMECMVAQIFKSLEEEKLPIDQSMELLQAVLNYDTKDPLILSCVLTNVSALFPFVIHRPHFLTQVLYKLFKAITFEIGQDNKAPRTRAVKNVRRHACSSIIKICRDYPQFILPCFDMFYNHVKKLFSSDATLTHMEKCSLMEALVLISNQFKDFAKQKAFLDELMASVVTEWTSDEMRHVLWDPAIFLSFIGADQVVTEQNADSDTTGLNRGRLSFCLYAMLGVVKRARWPADLEEAKAGGFVAGYTPAGAPIYRNPCTAQFLILLPNLLALIRTHNSLFMPENMAHLSETFSRAHEVMDAEKNVVLGLSQHLLDIYDSPVYRTNLERMQGFFTTLYDNCFHVLGNAGLSLQQEFYTIERLAQEIAGSAFVSLDHVPDHRLRPMIRVFLRQLVQSCPQEYHDSLLCPLLGPLFAYMQQRLNVKWQVINQRTSINGEDEEEVVGQESQVTQEMLEEQLVRLVTREVLDLLSVSCISRKVPEHAANKEEVEEEDMMMESVQTASPAQPTEELTELGKCLMKHENIYMSLLTLSFTSLSWKDTTNCHRTASMVCWTLLRQVVGGNLLPEAVTWFYTSVLRGLQIHGQHEVCNSTLSQLAMLIYENLRPRYMELRTVMTQIPNISAEALDQYDHRLMDPNAQKVGDKKRKDQFKKLIAGTVGKALCQQFRKEVHIRNLPSLFKKPKPDKDVQNSEALGLAALFSPEKNTL, encoded by the exons ATGGCTGACCAGGTGGCTGCCATGTGTGATCAGCTTATCAAAGCTGTGAATGTGATGATGGATGCGGAGACAAGCCAAATTTACCGACTGGAGGCCCTAAAG TTTTGTGAAGAGTTTAAAGAGACAAATTCCTTCTGTGTCCCATGTGGCTTACAATTGGCCGATAAAGCCCAACCAGCTGTAGTGAGACACTTTGGTTTGCAAATCCTGGAGCACGTCATCAA GTTCCGATGGAACAACATGCAACAACAAGAGAAGGTCCAGTTGAAGGAGTGTGCCATGCAGCTATTATCAAAT GGTACTCATTCTatcctggaggaggagagccaTATCAAAGATGCCCTCTCACGAATCACAGTGGAAATGATAAAGAGAGAATGGCCTCAGCATTGGCCAGATATGCTGAAAGAGATGGAGGCTCTCACTAGCCAAGGG GAGGCACAGACAGAGGTGGTGATGTTGATCCTTTTGAGGCTGGCAGAGGATGTGATCACCTTCCAGACGCTGCCCACTCAGCGACGCAGAGACATCCAGCAGACACTCACCCAAAACATGGAAAGCATCTTCAGTTTCATGATGGCAATTTTGCAGCTCAATGTCGAGGACTACCGTAAACTG aaagGAATGCCCGGACATGAACTGCAG GCCAGAGCTCACTGTCGAGTCGCTGTGGCTACGCTGAATACACTTGCAGGCTACATTGACTGGGTGTCTCTGGTGCACATCACCTCCGGAAACTGCCATCTACTGGAAATATTATGTCTGCTGCTGAGTgagccagagctgcagctggaggcGGCAGAGTGCCTGCTCATCGCTATCAGCCGGAAG GGCAAGCTGGAGGATAGGAAGCCATTCATGCTGCTGTTCGATGATGTTGCCATCCACTACATCctttctgcagcaca GTCAGCAGATGGGCTGGCGATATCTAAGAAATCCTCTGAATCACA agcggtggaggtggtggagcgGCGCTACATCTTCCTCAAGAGGCTGTGTCAGGTCCTGTGTGCTCTGGGAGGACAGCTCTGCTCATTAGTG GGTTCAGAGGTTGAGGTTGAAGTACCTGCAAATCTCAGCAAGTACACGGAAGCCCTTTTAGCATTCACTACACATTCCAGTCAG TTTTTGAAGTCGTCCACTCTGGCTACATGGGGAGCTTTGTTCAGACATGAGACTCTGTCGAAGGATGCGGTCGTTGTGGAGATGGCCGTCAAATACCTCAGAGCGTCTATGACCAACCTAGTCAAG aCTGGGTTTCCATCTAGAGACGATAACCCAAGTTGTGAGTACTCCCGTGTGGACTTCGACAGCGACGAGGACTTCAACTCATTCTTTAATT CTTTTCGAGCGCAGCAGGGAGAGGTGCTGAGGAGTGCATGTCGCATTGTTCCTCTGGAGGCCTTTCAGATAGCAGCAGAATGGTTACAGTATCAAATTGCCAGCCCTATTGACATGGGGGATACCACAT CTAAAACTGCAGAGGGCCTGTGCTCCCTCCTGTCTCCATCTGTGGTCCAATGGGATGCGATGACCATCTTCATGGAGTGCATGGTCGCACAGATCTTCAAAAGTCTGGAAGAGGAG AAGTTGCCCATCGATCAGAGcatggagctgctgcaggccGTGCTGAACTACGACACCAAAGACCCGCTCATCTTGTCCTGTGTGCTCACCAACGTCTCTGCCCTCTTCCCGTTTGTCATACACAGACCACACTTCCTGACACAGGTCCTATACAAG ctctttaAAGCCATCACATTTGAGATCGGTCAGGACAATAAG GCACCTCGGACCCGGGCCGTAAAGAATGTGAGGAGGCACGCCTGTTCTTCTATCATCAAAATTTGCCGGGATTACCCACAGTTCATCTTG CCTTGTTTCGACATGTTTTACAATCACGTGAAGAAGCTGTTCTCCAGCGACGCCACATTGACTCACATGGAGAAATGTTCACTGATGGAAGCGTTGGTGCTGATCAGTAACCAGTTCAAGGACTTTGCAAAGCAGAAGGCTTTTCTAGACGAACTCATGGCGTCAGTGGTGACAGAATGGACCTCAGATGAGATGAGGCA tgtgctGTGGGACCCTGCCATCTTCCTGTCCTTCATTGGAGCGGATCAGGTGGTCACCGAGCAAAATGCAGATTCAGACACAACAGGCCTTAATAGGGGACGG ttgagtttttgtttgtatgccATGTTGGGGGTGGTGAAACGGGCACGTTGGCCTGCAGACCTGGAGGAAGCCAAGGCCGGTGGCTTTGTGGCGGGTTACACCCCTGCTGGAGCCCCCATCTACAGAAACCCCTGCACAGCCCAGTTTCTGATCTTGCTGCCCAACCTGTTGGCTCTTATCAG GACGCACAACAGTCTGTTTATGCCAGAGAACATGGCGCATCTGAGTGAGACCTTTTCTAGGGCCCATGAGGTGATGGATGCAGAGAAAAATGTGGTTCTTG GTCTCTCTCAGCATCTTTTGGACATTTATGACTCTCCAGTGTACAGAACCAACCTGGAGCGCATGCAGGGATTTTTCACCACATTGTATGATAACTG CTTCCATGTCCTGGGGAATGCAGGTCTGTCCCTCCAGCAGGAATTCTACACCATTGAGAGGTTGGCTCAAGAAATCGCTGGCTCTGCCTTCGTCTCCCTCGACCATGTGCCTGACCACAGACTTCGCCCTATGATT CGGGTGTTTTTGAGGCAGCTGGTGCAATCATGTCCTCAGGAGTACCACGACAGTCTGCtctgccccctgctgggcccTCTGTTCGCTTACATGCAGCAG AGACTCAACGTCAAGTGGCAGGTCATCAACCAGAGGACCTCAATAAA tggcgaggatgaggaggaggtggtgggtcAGGAGAGCCAGGTGACGCAGGAGATGttggaggagcagctggtgcGCCTGGTCACTAGGGAGGTGCTGGATCTTCTCT CTGTGAGCTGTATTTCCAGAAAAGTGCCTGAACATGCAGCAAATAAAGAGGAAGTAGAAG AGGAAGACATGATGATGGAATCAGTGCAGACAGCGTCTCCGGCTCAGCCCACAGAGGAGCTGACTGAGCTGGGAAAATGCCTGATGAAACACGAG AACATCTACATGTCCCTGTTGACCCTCTCCTTCACCTCACTGTCATGGAAGGACACCACCAACTGTCACCGAACTGCTTCCATGGTCTGTTGGACCCTTCTGCGGCAG GTCGTAGGGGGTAATCTTCTTCCTGAGGCGGTCACGTGGTTCTATACCAGTGTTCTTAGGGGCCTTCAGATTCATGGGCAGCACGAAGTCTGCAACTCTACCCTCTCTCAGCTGGCCATGCTCATCTATGAAAACCTG CGGCCTCGCTACATGGAGCTGAGAACAGTAATGACCCAGATCCCAAACATCAGTGCGGAGGCTCTGGACCAGTATGACCACAGGCTCATGGACCCCAATGCCCAGAAAGTtggagacaaaaagagaaaagaccagTTCAAGAAGCTCATTGCGGGAACTGTTGGG AAAGCTCTGTGCCAGCAGTTCAGGAAGGAGGTTCATATCCGGAATCTTCCATCGCTCTTTAAAAAGCCGAAGCCAGACAAGGATGTACAGAATAGTGAAGCATTGGGCCTGGCAGCTCTCTTCTCCCCAGAGAAAAACACTCTGTAG